One window from the genome of Thermus sediminis encodes:
- a CDS encoding Sec-independent protein translocase subunit TatA/TatB, with product MNLGMSEILVILVVALLLFGPKKLPELGRSLGQSIREFRRGAQEIREELEKSVDVREEPKPKPMEAPSSQAPEAEERKA from the coding sequence ATGAACCTGGGCATGTCGGAAATCCTGGTGATCCTGGTGGTGGCCCTCCTCCTCTTCGGGCCCAAGAAGCTCCCCGAGCTGGGCCGCTCCCTGGGCCAGAGCATCCGGGAGTTCAGGCGGGGGGCCCAGGAGATCCGCGAGGAGCTGGAGAAGTCCGTGGACGTGCGGGAAGAGCCCAAGCCCAAACCCATGGAGGCCCCCTCTTCCCAGGCCCCTGAGGCCGAGGAGCGCAAGGCTTGA